GGCTTCAGTAACCTGATCTTCCCATAGTCTTATTTTTTGTCATCACAGCCGCAGCTATCTCCGCCACCGCAGCAATTGCCACCACCGTGACTGTGCCCGCTGTTGTCCGCATCGCACCCACAGCCTTTCTTAACAGTGAAGTAATAGATCAGGTAAACTACAGCTAATGCAACAATTATAATCACTGCTAATGTGTCTAAACTCATGATTATCTCCTCAATCAAAACAAATTAATGATACTGATTATCAAAATCATACTTGCTTTGTTGTGCCATGTCAATTATAAATCTGGAGTAATCATTTACAGCCTTGCGCCGGTTGTCTGTATACGCTGAAAAGCCTGCGCAGCAGCAGCTCTGACATCTTCCGAATCATGATCTGCATACTGCTTAACAATCGGAACAGACTCAGGGGCAAGAGCCACCAGAGAGTTAACAGCGGCAGCCCTGATGCGCCAGCTTTGATCTTCAAAAAATTTTCCGAGAAGACCACACTCATCCTTACAGCCCAACCTGCCAATTCCGGCAATCACAGCAATTCTAACCTTCTCTGACTCTTCACTATCCAGAAGTTGCTGCCAGTCAACAGGCTGAGACAAAAGTCCCACAGCAGAAGCTCTGACCTCAGGTGACGAATGGCGCAGAAATCCGGCAAAGGCAGAATCATCAATGCTTCCAGCGGGAAGACTGCAAAGAATACCCAGCACTCTGCTCAGCACTTCTTCGTCCTCTTCATTCTTAAGAATATTTAAAAGCAGTGGCTCATGGCGTAAAACATCACGATCTTTCATGACGCCCAAACTCCACAAGCACACCTCACGGGGGAGCTCACCCCAGAATTTAAGCAGGTTTTCAAAATACCCTTCTTTTTTAAGCAGCAAGTTCCTTGCTCTGAAAGGATACACTCCTGTGAGCTCTTTCAGCCAGAGATGCAAGGTCTCAGCATCGGGGACAGGGACACTTACATCATGGTCACTCAGTACAGCGACCCGCACCGCAAGCTCAACACTCAACTTTTTACTATGGGCTAAAAGATTAGCAGCTATTCTGGCTTTAGTGCTACTCTGACCATTCAGCAGGAATGGCGTAAAAAAATCGAGCCTCTCATCCTCAGACAGTCCCGAAAGCTTACTGGCGCAAAGTGTTATAACATCGTCACTTTCAGACTCAGCAAACTCACTTTCAGCAAAGTCGGTACGGGTTCCATCATCAAGGCTAAGAACGGCATATGCAAATGCCTTCCTTATCACAGGGTCTTTTGCCGACCTACATAAATCTGTCAATATCTGGAGCAGGTCTTCACCTTCCCGCTCTGCAATCGCAGTCACCTTTTCAGCGGACTTGCCTATTTCCCGCAGTGTGGCAATACGCACAGGTATTTCAGGATGAGTCAGTGCCTTTCTCAGTCCATCAACAGTTGATATATCAATTTTTATTTTCGGTTTTCCGGTTTTCATTTATATAAAATTAATCTCTATAGTATCAGCAGGATCACCAAATTCATCCGCACCAGCCGCACCAACATCATTAGTCACGGAAGAGTTGAAGCTGTCGAGAGCCAGCTCAAAGCCAAGCTCATCTTCAAGCAGATCTATAAGATTAAAGTTTTTGGTACCGGATTTAGACAGCACCTTAAGAACACTGATGCTTGCCCATATCCCTACAGAGATATTCATCATCTCAAGTGTATGCTTACAGTGTACGCCTATCCTCTCTACTGATGAATCTGCGGCGGGGTCTCCCTTAGGATTTGTCCCTGTAATCTTTCCACTGCCGCCAAATTCAAGATCCTGAAAAACGACATCGTCAGCAACGAGATCTGTTATCTCTATACGAATAGGAAAAACTATACTCACCTGAGGTCCGAAACCGAGACACACGCCAACTTCCTCTTCAAGATCAACAAGAGCTTCTGCAACTGTAGTAAGAGGGACAACCACCTCTACCAATGGACCGCTGACAACATCGGCACCAAGCTCTGCAAGCTGTCTTATAATATAAAAAAGATCCCACTTCATAGGCATATTAGGTTCCAGCCGGATACCGTCATCAACAGCGATACCATTACCGTAAACCTGCATATTATCCAGAAGCCCTTTAGGGATAATGGCAAGGATCTTTTTAAATCCCGGGACCTGCTTGCCCAGAGAATACAAAAGATCAACACATATCCCCAGCAGGTCAAACTTTATGTTTTCGTTAAAGCTGTGCTCCGTACCCCAATGCCCTGAAACCCATCCATGAAGTGATGGATGCCCGGGGTGCCATAGCTTTTCTTCAAAAATAAGATCAACATCAAACATGACGCCAAGAAGCATTCCTGCGAGGACATTATCTTCTGTAAGATGCACAACCATTTCATCGTCTTTCACCTGACCTTCGACAAGAGACGACATCGACCATGAAGGGAGAGCGATACCTGCGGTGATTGCTGTAGTTACTTTAGCAATGGTTTTAGTCCATGCGATTTTCACGTTGCTGTCTAACAAAATAGCGGTACTGCCAATAGTTGTTTTTTCCGCACTGGGAAATTTCGAACCGTAGTAAGAGAGACTGTATTCTATATTAACCGGGTCGCTGGACCCTACAAATGTGCTAGCTATTGATTGATCCATAACGACCTCCTAGCTCGGTATACCGAGAACTAATGATGTTGTTCCGTCTGAAAAAGCGCAGAGGAAAACCAGTCTATTACCACTGTCAGCATGTCTGGTGCTGGTTCCGAAAAGCATCCTATAGACAGACGCTCCACTGGAGTTAATAATATCCCCGGTTGACAGAATTGCCGAATGGCTAAAGCCGTTATAGGCAAAAATAGACATATCCGGTTCATCATCACCATGATCCAGAACAGCAGAGTAATAAAAAATACCGTCAGGACTGACTGTACCGTTCGCGAGGCTTAGTGCAGTTCCGCTAAGTACATTATCTCCTGTTGAACGAAAGGTTTTACCATCTTTCAGCAAAGTCATGGAATCATCATCGGACACCAGACTGTAAACTTCACCAGAAGGCCCGACACGGGTGCCGTAGGCAATCTCGCCGCCGGTAAGAGTGTCGTTATCATCACCACTGTCAAGGCTTAACGCTTTGGTCTGTACATCCTTAGGATATTTCAGATTTCCTGAGATATTTGCAACAGACTGCCGAACTGACAAACCATTTCGGGATGTTTTATTCTCCTGACTCTGCATAAAAACACTCGCACTGTAGTCACCGCTGGTATTATGGTCTATAAGCCCAAATGAAGTCGCAAGGCTGTTTGCCCCCGGAACTATCGAACCGGCGGAAAGAATTACTTCCGCATCAGATAAGCTGCTATTAGGAATATGTAAAATACTGTCCATATGCCCTGTCAATCCGCCTGTGTTCGGGCAGTGGTGGGCTGAGACCAAAAGGCTCCCACCGTTATAAGACACATCTCCGAATATACCGGAGCTTACCTTTTCACCGTCACTGAACGCCTGCCCGCAAAGCATAAGAGGTTCAAAACCGTTCTGCCCGTTATCTATATAAAGACCTGCACCATAATGATCTTCTGACTGCTTCACGTCTGCTTCGAGCACAGCGGAAAGATTCCCGTTCTCATCAGCGTCAAAAGAACGAATACTGCTGACAAGCCGATTGTCTTCAAGAACATCACCCTCGATAACAGCAGATCTTTCCCAGTCAATAACAGGAGAAGTTCCGCTGAAATCCAGTCCAAGCTGAAAGATGCCTCTTGTGTTGCTGTTGTCCACAGCATCAAAAGTAATGATGCCGTTATCACTGATATGAGATACCCCGTAAAACTTATCAATCGTAAAATCACTCCCAGAGGTCGCAACAGTGCTTCCTACATTCTTTAGTTGATAAAACTTGTACCCGCTGGGAATATCCGGACCGGAACCTCCGCCGTCAAAACCACCACACCCCGTAAGCATAACTCCCCCAAGGGCTGTGAGAGACAGCTTGACAAATTGCCGCCTGTTCATATGTGCCATAGTAAAACTTCTCCTTGTTTGTAATTGTTTCATAATACCATATACAAAAAACCAACAGCAACATTAAGTTATCATATTTACCTGATAACTATTTATAAAAGGCTTCCAGCCAGAAGTGACAGGAAGCCTTTTTGCAGTGTTAAAGAAACAAAGGAGGGTAATCAGATGTTCTTTACAGCAGCGAAATATCCATTTGTATTAATAACAGCCCATACTGTTTTGGAAGATGTATCCACGCCCCATGTGCCGAGGTCATATCCTTCAGCCCACGAACCTTTGACAAACGTTGTTACCCCGTCGCTGTTGGCGAAAACAGCATTTTCCCATTCACCGTTTTTGGTATATCTGGCAAGCCCGAATGACTGGGCGTCAATCTCTTCTTCTGTAACGTTTTCATCAGAATAGCTCATAGAGAGTGTAAATGTCTCAGTATAGTCACTGCCCAGACTTGCCTGCATACCTCGCAGATAAAGGATATCACTGCTGGTAGCTTCATCAGCATCATAGAAACCTGTATTAACTTCGACATTTAAAACCCTGCCGGCAAAGTCTCTGTTCGTACGACCGTTAATACCATCAAGGATAACAGCTCTGGTCCCATTGGCACTTGTCACATCCACATCAGTATAGGATTCATTGTAGGCAACAAGGAAGTCTTTGCCATTGAGACTGTAACCAAATGACTCTCTTTTGGTAAATTTAAGATCGGGTGTTGTTGAAAATGTTTCCCCAGTCTCGGATATATAACTTGGTGCACCATAGTAATCAATTGTCAGATGATCGCCATCTACAGTAACAATGTAATAGCCTATTTTATAGAGTTCCTGACTTAGCATAGTCTGCCTTACTCCGCCGAAATACTGAACATCATTAGGGATTTCCTGTGGAGTGTAAAATTTTGAACTGTCAGAAGCTGTCACAAGCTGAGTAACTTTAGCTGTTGTGCCGTCATTTGTGGCAACATAGCTTCTGTCGTGCATATGGTCATGCCCGTTGATATAGTATCTGACGTTATTGTTTGCTAGGCTCTCGATAAAGTTATCATCAGCGTCATAATCATAACCAGCTTCAGCAGGTTCCCCGAAAAGGTTATCATCGTGATTCTGAGTAATAAGTCCTTTATGAGCGAAAACAATAGCATGTGTTCCTGAAGCACGCCCTGAGAGGGTTGAATCAATCCAGCTCTGCTGTGTAGAAATCGGATACTCAGCATCATCTGTTGCGGTGAAATGATCGAGCATTACAAACCTGAGATTATTATAGTCAAAAGAGTATGTCAGCCCTTCCATATGAGAGGCAGTCGAGAAGTTTGACCCTACATTAAACGGAAGCAGGTTTGTTCGGGTTATATTCGGCAGATAGGACTCATCAGGGTTCTTAGCTGCATATGCGGCTTCCTGAACAGTACCATCATTCTGTACGCCTGTTCTTGTTTGCGGAAAAAAATTCAGAAATTCTGTGGCAGCTTCTGCGGAATTATCATGATTCCCCCTGAGAGGAAAGTAGCCAATACCGTTGTTGTAAAGCTCCTGAACATATCTGGCTCTAACCCCCATAGCATCCGCTGTTGTGTAGTCATAAGTCAAAGCTGTCTTTGTATTATACGCCTGAAAGTCATGACGTCCGTCATCAGTAAGGTCACCTACATGCACAACAAGATCAACATCGTGCTCAACAAACTTTGCGTTCAGGGCATTGATTATATCAACAGCACATGATGCCGGATTTTCGCCGTCATCATCTTTTGTCCACTGGGTATCACTGATTATCCCAAACTTCCATGCATTTGCAGAGGGTAATGTTGATTTTGCAATAGTTTCAGGAGTTGAGGAATCACTATCGCCACCACAGCCCACAAGTGAGGATGCAGCGACAAAACTTGCTGATGCAGCAGAGTATTTCAGAAACTGTCTTCTGCTTAATCCGCTAAAATCTTTAATACATTTTTTAGACACAAAAACACCTCTCATATATATTTTATGAATAATATAAGCATTTTCATGTCAGGCTGATTTCATTAAAAATTAAGTTTACCGTAAACTAATCTGCACTTTTTCTCCATATTCTCACAATATTTTTAGCTGGCTTATCAATATCTTATATCACATGCACCACCTAACAAATTAAACTAATGATCAAAAAGAAGATTAATAGACACATAAATAAGGGAGGTAAGTATTATACTAAAACATACTAAAAGTGAATACCGGAGACAGAGCACCTCAGGTACATAAATTATTTCTTTTCAACCATCTCCAGATCAATGGTTATCTTTACCAGATCTCCTATCATCGGAGCACCATTCTGAAGTATCTGATTCCATACTATTCCGAAATCTTTTCTGTTGATAACAGCAAAAGCTTTCAGTCCCTTTCTTTTAAAGCCCCAGGGATCAACGATAGCCTCAGAAGGTCCATAAACATCAAACACAACTTCATTTGTAATACCCCGTATTGTCAAATCACCAGCAACAGCAAGCCGCCCCTGACCTTTCTGTTCAACTTTTCTGGATACAAAGGTCATTTTAGGGAATTTATCAGCCTCGAAAAAATCGGAACTCTTCAGATGCTCATCACGCTTGGCAACACCTGAATCAATAGACACAACATCTATATTTACTGAAACTGTCGATTTTGTAATATCATTTTCATCAATATTGACAACGCCTGTGACATCTGGAAACATCCCTGCCACATCAGCAATCATCAAGTGCCTGACACTAAATACCGCATTGGTATGTTGCGGATCAATATCCCACTCAGTCGCCGCTGCCGTAGACACAAAAGTCATCACAGTCAACAGACCTAGCAAAAACCTCTTCATATAATACCTTCCTTAGAGATTAAGGTTATACTTTGACAATCCTAAAGACACGGATTCAATCATTTCTTCTAAGGTAATACGCATCTCGATATTTGCAATGGGAACAGGACCAAAAGTATCTTCTCTAAGACAGACATTCGGCCGCTTTCGCAGCATGCTTCCTTTCTCTGGAGCATTTCTTACCATGAAGAAGATAGTATATAAAAGTACATATCAGCACTACAACTACCATATCCATATACATGCCTCTATAGCCGGAAAACGGAATAAACATTCCCAGGACAACCGGTCCAAAACCAACCCCTGCATCCAGAAACATATAAAATGTTGAATTTGCAAGTCCAAGACGGTGCTGCGGTGTAACTTTTACGGCAATAGCCATCCCGCATGACTGGACAACACCAACGCCAAACCCCAGTAAAACTGCAGAAAACATCAGCGTCACCCCATGATGAGCCTGACTTATAAGCACAAGTCCAAAGATAAAGATAAGCAATGCAGGATATATCGCTACATTCTCTCCTTTTCTATCAAAAAGCCTGCCGGTAAAAGGTCTCGAAAAAAAGATCGCAGCAGAATATACGATAAAGAAAAAACTCGCAGCCCCGGTCAGATTAATCTCTTTTGCATAAGGAGAGAGGAAAGCAAGAACTCCTGAATAACAGAAATATACCATTGAGCACACTATGCTTATCGGAACTGCTTTAATTTCAATAAAATTCTCAAGCCTGATTTTTTTCATGGCAGACACATCTTCGGCTGAAAGTTTTATTACCGGCACGCGAAGAAGCATTACCTGCAAACAGCAAAGTATTGCCAACCCGGTACAAATAGCAAAAACAAGAGAAAAGCTGCCATGCTGAAGAAGATACATTGCAAGAAAAGGCCCGATAGCCGATGCAAGTGTTATACTGAGCATATAATAGCCGATCCCTTCACCACGTCTGTCCACAGGAACAAGATCAGAAACAATAGTTGCAACTGCTGTTGCAGCAACACCATACGAAACGCCATGTATGAAACGAATGAAAAGAAGAGGTACTATATCCGTAACTTCAAAATACAGCAAAGTCATAAACACGTTCAGCGCAGCTCCGCACAAAAGCATCTTTCTCCGTCCGATCTGCTCAATAAGCATCCCGCAAAACAAGCGCGAGACAAGCGCTCCTATAACAAAAATACTTGATGCAAGCCCGGCACCACCGGGTGATGCCTCAAAAACCTCTATTGCATACACGGTCATAATTACAACTAAAAGATAGTAATTCATCATAAGCAGAAAATTTATCGATGTCCCTATGACAAAGTCTTTCGTCCATAATTTAGCTTTATCCATTGACTTAGGTCTCCTTGATTTAATTTCTCAGTATACGCCGCCTCACGATAGCAAAGCCTTTATCGATACGTTCCAACATAACACCTGCTCTTAATAACTGGAAATACATATTTATTCATGATATCATAGCTATAAAGCTATAAAGAGAAAATTGCACATGGACTTATTACAACTTAAATACTTTCAAACTGTTGCCAAATTTGAGAATGTAACCAGAGCTGCCGAAGAGCTTAACATAGCACAGCCTTCTCTGAGTAAAACGATTTCAAACCTTGAAAAAGATCTCGGAGTATCACTTTTTGACAGACCCGGACGGCGTATACGCCTCAACAAGTTTGGCACAGCATTCCTCAAAAGAGTACAGAACAGCTTCAGCGAACTTGAACAGGGACAAAAAGAGCTGATGGATATGGCAGGTTTGGAACAAGGAAATATAAACATCGGTGCATCTATCGCACGGCTGCTGCCTAAGATGTTCAGTGAATTCCTTAACCACCACGGCAATGTGCGCTTCAGGCTGATTCAGGTTATCAACCACCTTGATTTACAGCAGCGGCTTATTAACGGCAGAATCGACCTGTGCATATCCATCCTCCCGGTAGAAGAGAATAAAGTTCACTGCACTCCGCTTTTTGATGAAGAAATATTTCTGGCAGTAATGCCGAAACACCGTCTGGCGGGGCGCGAAAATATTAACCTTAAAGAAATAGCCGATGAGCCATTTATAAGATATGCGGCAGACAGCGCCCTGAGACTGATAACCGACAACTTCTTTCAAGAGGCTGAAATTATCCCTGACACCGCTTTTGAATGTACAACACCGGAAGTGATTTGCAGTCTTGTCCAGAATGGATTCGGCATAGCACTTATACCTGCCTCATGGTGGAATCTAACGGGAATGGATGCCCTTGTGAAAGTCAGCATAAGAAAACCTGTATGTAAAAGAACCATTTGGCTTTCATGGATGGAAAACCACTACCTCTCGCAGGCTGCCGATAAATTCAAAGAATTTGTAATAGATTATTAC
This window of the Denitrovibrio acetiphilus DSM 12809 genome carries:
- a CDS encoding HEAT repeat domain-containing protein produces the protein MKTGKPKIKIDISTVDGLRKALTHPEIPVRIATLREIGKSAEKVTAIAEREGEDLLQILTDLCRSAKDPVIRKAFAYAVLSLDDGTRTDFAESEFAESESDDVITLCASKLSGLSEDERLDFFTPFLLNGQSSTKARIAANLLAHSKKLSVELAVRVAVLSDHDVSVPVPDAETLHLWLKELTGVYPFRARNLLLKKEGYFENLLKFWGELPREVCLWSLGVMKDRDVLRHEPLLLNILKNEEDEEVLSRVLGILCSLPAGSIDDSAFAGFLRHSSPEVRASAVGLLSQPVDWQQLLDSEESEKVRIAVIAGIGRLGCKDECGLLGKFFEDQSWRIRAAAVNSLVALAPESVPIVKQYADHDSEDVRAAAAQAFQRIQTTGARL
- a CDS encoding metallophosphoesterase family protein; this translates as MSKKCIKDFSGLSRRQFLKYSAASASFVAASSLVGCGGDSDSSTPETIAKSTLPSANAWKFGIISDTQWTKDDDGENPASCAVDIINALNAKFVEHDVDLVVHVGDLTDDGRHDFQAYNTKTALTYDYTTADAMGVRARYVQELYNNGIGYFPLRGNHDNSAEAATEFLNFFPQTRTGVQNDGTVQEAAYAAKNPDESYLPNITRTNLLPFNVGSNFSTASHMEGLTYSFDYNNLRFVMLDHFTATDDAEYPISTQQSWIDSTLSGRASGTHAIVFAHKGLITQNHDDNLFGEPAEAGYDYDADDNFIESLANNNVRYYINGHDHMHDRSYVATNDGTTAKVTQLVTASDSSKFYTPQEIPNDVQYFGGVRQTMLSQELYKIGYYIVTVDGDHLTIDYYGAPSYISETGETFSTTPDLKFTKRESFGYSLNGKDFLVAYNESYTDVDVTSANGTRAVILDGINGRTNRDFAGRVLNVEVNTGFYDADEATSSDILYLRGMQASLGSDYTETFTLSMSYSDENVTEEEIDAQSFGLARYTKNGEWENAVFANSDGVTTFVKGSWAEGYDLGTWGVDTSSKTVWAVINTNGYFAAVKNI
- a CDS encoding YceI family protein — encoded protein: MKRFLLGLLTVMTFVSTAAATEWDIDPQHTNAVFSVRHLMIADVAGMFPDVTGVVNIDENDITKSTVSVNIDVVSIDSGVAKRDEHLKSSDFFEADKFPKMTFVSRKVEQKGQGRLAVAGDLTIRGITNEVVFDVYGPSEAIVDPWGFKRKGLKAFAVINRKDFGIVWNQILQNGAPMIGDLVKITIDLEMVEKK
- a CDS encoding MFS transporter; translated protein: MDKAKLWTKDFVIGTSINFLLMMNYYLLVVIMTVYAIEVFEASPGGAGLASSIFVIGALVSRLFCGMLIEQIGRRKMLLCGAALNVFMTLLYFEVTDIVPLLFIRFIHGVSYGVAATAVATIVSDLVPVDRRGEGIGYYMLSITLASAIGPFLAMYLLQHGSFSLVFAICTGLAILCCLQVMLLRVPVIKLSAEDVSAMKKIRLENFIEIKAVPISIVCSMVYFCYSGVLAFLSPYAKEINLTGAASFFFIVYSAAIFFSRPFTGRLFDRKGENVAIYPALLIFIFGLVLISQAHHGVTLMFSAVLLGFGVGVVQSCGMAIAVKVTPQHRLGLANSTFYMFLDAGVGFGPVVLGMFIPFSGYRGMYMDMVVVVLICTFIYYLLHGKKCSRERKHAAKAAECLS
- a CDS encoding LysR family transcriptional regulator; the protein is MDLLQLKYFQTVAKFENVTRAAEELNIAQPSLSKTISNLEKDLGVSLFDRPGRRIRLNKFGTAFLKRVQNSFSELEQGQKELMDMAGLEQGNINIGASIARLLPKMFSEFLNHHGNVRFRLIQVINHLDLQQRLINGRIDLCISILPVEENKVHCTPLFDEEIFLAVMPKHRLAGRENINLKEIADEPFIRYAADSALRLITDNFFQEAEIIPDTAFECTTPEVICSLVQNGFGIALIPASWWNLTGMDALVKVSIRKPVCKRTIWLSWMENHYLSQAADKFKEFVIDYYAADKVNSP